From Thiomicrospira sp. XS5, one genomic window encodes:
- the pta gene encoding phosphate acetyltransferase — protein MEPNSLFIAPRERHAGSLLVSLGLMSLLRQRFEKIAFFRPLVTDADDPDSRFIHDFFQLDIPMAQMTGLTLAEATQKLSDGHKHELFEQLVAQYQTLQQEYDFVLVHGMEMTRHASGIEFDINLALAKHFNSPYVPVLNGQDKTRSEIETEIEMELHASADHDPFAFFVNRMAPALHDDSEDFRKHPGLPVFYLPELDDLNTPTIKEVADTLHGEFLTPKKQGWNRLVKAPIVAAMTIENYLPRVNEGDLIVVPGDRSDILIASVMSLFARNMPNIAGILLTGGLVPKPVIQDLIINFEGRDLPIISVQTDTYPSAMDVGRVRAKLNANNSRKTHLALGLFDRHVDRDGLMERILQRASDHSRDITTPIMFEYRLFETARQRLKTIVLPEASDERILRACDVLLQRKVVNPILLGHPDEVLYQANLLGLNLDGAQIIDPETSPWQEEFIQTFFEMRQHKGMTLDLARDSLSHVSYFATMMVHLGYADGMVSGATHTTADTVRPALQIIKTQPDTSLVSSVFFMCFDTRVLVYGDCAVNQNPTAEQLAEIAISSAETARHFGIDPKVALLSYSTGESGHGSEVEKVRQAAQLAHQKRPDLLLEGPLQYDAAIDPTVARQKMPDSDVAGQATVFIFPDLNTGNNTYKAVQRASGAIAIGPVLQGLRKPVNDLSRGCKVADIVNTVAITAIQAQAND, from the coding sequence ATGGAACCCAACAGTCTCTTCATTGCCCCCCGTGAACGCCACGCCGGCAGTTTGCTGGTCTCGCTCGGTTTGATGTCGTTGCTGCGACAGCGGTTTGAAAAAATCGCCTTTTTCCGCCCACTAGTCACCGATGCCGACGACCCGGACAGTCGCTTTATCCACGACTTCTTCCAGCTTGACATTCCGATGGCGCAAATGACCGGCCTCACCTTGGCGGAAGCGACCCAGAAACTCAGCGACGGCCATAAGCACGAACTCTTCGAACAATTGGTGGCGCAATACCAGACCCTGCAACAGGAATACGATTTTGTGCTGGTGCACGGCATGGAAATGACCCGCCACGCCAGCGGCATCGAGTTCGACATCAACCTGGCGCTGGCGAAACACTTCAACAGCCCTTACGTGCCGGTGCTGAACGGACAGGACAAAACCCGCTCCGAGATCGAAACCGAAATCGAGATGGAGTTGCACGCCAGTGCCGACCATGACCCGTTTGCGTTTTTCGTCAACCGCATGGCACCGGCTTTACACGACGACAGTGAAGACTTCCGAAAACACCCAGGCCTGCCGGTGTTTTACCTGCCGGAACTGGACGACCTCAACACCCCGACCATCAAAGAAGTCGCCGACACCCTACACGGCGAATTTCTGACGCCAAAAAAACAAGGCTGGAACCGCTTGGTAAAAGCGCCCATCGTCGCGGCCATGACCATCGAGAACTATCTGCCGCGCGTCAATGAAGGTGATTTGATTGTGGTGCCCGGCGATCGCAGCGACATTCTCATCGCGTCCGTCATGAGCCTGTTTGCGCGCAACATGCCCAATATCGCCGGCATCCTGCTCACCGGCGGACTGGTGCCCAAGCCGGTGATTCAGGACCTAATCATCAATTTCGAAGGACGTGACCTGCCCATTATCTCCGTTCAGACCGACACCTATCCGTCGGCGATGGACGTCGGCCGCGTACGCGCCAAACTCAACGCCAACAACAGCCGCAAAACCCATTTAGCGCTCGGGTTGTTCGACCGTCATGTCGACCGCGACGGTCTGATGGAACGCATCCTGCAACGCGCCAGCGACCACAGCCGCGACATCACCACTCCCATCATGTTCGAATACCGCCTGTTCGAAACAGCGCGTCAGCGCCTCAAAACCATCGTGTTACCCGAAGCGTCGGACGAACGCATTCTGCGCGCCTGCGACGTGCTGTTACAGCGCAAGGTCGTTAACCCGATTCTGCTCGGCCATCCGGACGAAGTGCTCTATCAAGCCAATTTACTCGGTTTGAACTTGGACGGCGCGCAAATCATCGACCCGGAAACCAGCCCGTGGCAGGAAGAATTCATTCAAACGTTTTTTGAAATGCGTCAACACAAAGGCATGACGCTGGACCTCGCCCGCGACTCTCTGTCTCATGTCAGTTATTTCGCCACCATGATGGTGCATCTCGGCTATGCCGACGGCATGGTCTCCGGCGCCACCCATACCACGGCGGACACGGTGCGCCCCGCCCTGCAAATCATCAAAACCCAGCCGGACACCTCGCTGGTCTCCAGCGTATTTTTCATGTGTTTCGACACCCGTGTGCTGGTCTACGGTGACTGCGCCGTCAACCAAAACCCGACAGCCGAGCAACTGGCGGAAATCGCCATCAGCTCGGCCGAAACCGCACGGCATTTCGGCATCGACCCGAAAGTGGCGCTGTTATCCTATTCCACCGGGGAATCCGGCCACGGTTCCGAGGTCGAAAAGGTTCGACAGGCTGCCCAACTGGCACACCAAAAACGGCCAGACCTGCTGCTGGAAGGGCCTTTGCAATACGACGCCGCCATTGACCCAACCGTCGCTCGGCAGAAAATGCCCGACAGCGACGTGGCCGGACAAGCCACGGTGTTCATCTTCCCCGACCTCAACACCGGCAACAACACTTATAAAGCCGTGCAACGTGCTTCCGGTGCCATTGCCATCGGCCCGGTACTGCAAGGATTACGCAAACCGGTCAACGATTTAAGCCGCGGATGCAAGGTAGCCGACATCGTCAACACCGTCGCCATTACCGCGATTCAGGCACAAGCCAACGACTAA
- the hemW gene encoding radical SAM family heme chaperone HemW, translated as MQFTQPVPLSLYVHYPWCIQKCPYCDFNSHTLGTDQEADYLDALIQQLEQTLPMVWGRPIQSIFFGGGTPSLMSEAGLDSFLSRARALLGFQPDIEITLEANPGTVDFEKFAGFRQAGVNRLSMGIQSFDDEKLHALGRIHSADEAYRAVEAAKSAGFDNFNLDLMFALPNQDLKQALHDVDTAIELRPPHLSHYQLTLEPSTPFYKQPPELPEDDQAWEMQLACQQRLAGAGYHHYEVSAYAQNGQACRHNLNYWQFGDYIGLGAGAHGKITDPPQGVIWRTQMPASPGGYMNMMAEGKRGRLEKVGDSDAVFEFMLNAMRLQAGFELSLFTLRTGLPLHTIEPILQDLADKGWLTLDGETVRLTRTGQTYLNDVLQAFL; from the coding sequence TTGCAGTTTACTCAACCCGTTCCACTCAGTTTGTATGTGCATTACCCTTGGTGCATCCAAAAATGCCCTTATTGCGATTTCAATTCGCATACGTTGGGCACCGATCAAGAAGCCGATTACCTCGACGCGCTGATTCAACAATTGGAACAGACCTTGCCGATGGTCTGGGGACGACCGATTCAGTCGATTTTCTTTGGCGGCGGCACGCCGAGCTTGATGTCCGAAGCCGGGCTGGACAGCTTCTTGTCTCGCGCCAGAGCTTTGTTGGGGTTTCAACCGGACATTGAAATCACCTTGGAAGCGAACCCCGGCACGGTCGATTTTGAAAAATTCGCCGGGTTTCGCCAGGCCGGCGTGAACCGTTTGTCGATGGGCATTCAAAGTTTTGACGACGAAAAGCTACACGCCCTGGGGCGGATTCACTCGGCCGATGAAGCCTATCGCGCCGTGGAAGCGGCCAAAAGCGCCGGGTTCGACAACTTCAATCTCGATTTGATGTTTGCCTTGCCGAATCAAGATCTGAAGCAGGCATTGCACGATGTCGACACCGCCATTGAGCTGCGCCCGCCGCATTTGTCGCATTATCAGCTCACACTGGAACCCAGCACCCCGTTTTATAAGCAACCGCCGGAATTACCGGAAGACGACCAGGCCTGGGAGATGCAGCTGGCTTGCCAGCAACGTTTGGCGGGGGCCGGCTATCATCATTATGAAGTGTCGGCCTATGCGCAAAACGGCCAGGCCTGCCGTCACAACCTGAATTATTGGCAATTCGGTGATTACATCGGGCTAGGTGCGGGTGCGCACGGCAAAATCACCGACCCGCCGCAAGGGGTGATTTGGCGTACCCAAATGCCGGCTTCGCCGGGCGGCTATATGAACATGATGGCCGAGGGCAAGCGCGGACGGCTGGAAAAGGTGGGCGACAGTGATGCCGTGTTTGAGTTCATGCTCAATGCCATGCGTTTGCAGGCTGGCTTCGAGTTAAGTTTGTTTACTTTGCGTACCGGCCTGCCATTGCATACAATTGAGCCCATCTTGCAGGATTTGGCGGATAAAGGCTGGTTGACGCTTGACGGCGAAACGGTGCGGCTGACCCGCACCGGCCAAACCTATTTAAACGACGTGTTGCAGGCATTTTTATAA
- a CDS encoding AsmA family protein translates to MDSKKDPLPHATPEDAAGIEEALNPEKRVYSDDHVCPIKEARMAKKRRPPAHPVVKWTSRLVMGLAVIPIIVVLAFIGAITFMDFNQYKTTIESEFQARTGYPLNIEGELDVSVWPFALEASQVAMQDKTDPERPDLAKIDSIQVEFSLWDLFVNRKLDLLGVELEGAHLYLETDKNGRSNWHGMPMLSHFLPEPKATFRTVAYQPVVNSAESRQGNPPSFRWRLNSFVSQNAVLEWRNEENGHTFLLDDFDLMAFDIAPDEPFKLLTNFAYQTNMVKSRFHVNLSTELTVNEALKQWQLADWNGNIRMILPKETKVPEVRVETTGKTFKLDMEQKTFHVEQAKLGSLKTQIETSLQGQYGAHPQTQGEVKAEHIRLRKWFRHSGIEYPHFVNRKVLRDVSAAFRWKQTARQLNIDDLEMLVDGAKIAGHIQRREQAGRPDQYRFDIAVSELDMDQYEAYVNPPPRKRRSKDAAAESKAAAPAQAASGKKPETYLPIALPVNTLKELDAEGHLTIGQLKAWQMVFTHFDLTLAAKDGQLKLAPLNADLYQGKLRSELAVDVTGKTPAYDWKGTMDGIQLKPFLADGWQYHQLDGAYSGGFDLQTRGVNSYLLRQNMNGRITAKVSDGAFVGMDLNKLLAGQKTQPQDATQFSRLSLTGNIQKGILKTKDFKVKSQRFFATGQGSLELTSTLLDSTLYTVYQNPPKSLRSLKGMKVPVYLKGPLDQLKWSVDMKALLNNPDNQQKLLQGLQQLFQS, encoded by the coding sequence ATGGACTCCAAAAAAGACCCATTACCGCATGCCACCCCGGAAGATGCCGCCGGGATTGAAGAGGCGTTAAATCCGGAAAAACGGGTGTATTCCGACGACCATGTGTGCCCCATCAAAGAAGCGCGCATGGCGAAAAAGCGCCGTCCGCCTGCGCATCCGGTCGTGAAATGGACCAGTCGTTTGGTCATGGGCTTGGCGGTGATTCCCATTATTGTGGTATTGGCCTTCATCGGTGCCATTACCTTTATGGATTTCAACCAGTACAAAACCACCATTGAAAGTGAGTTCCAGGCGCGCACCGGTTATCCGTTGAACATCGAAGGCGAGCTGGATGTCTCGGTCTGGCCGTTTGCGTTGGAAGCCAGCCAGGTGGCGATGCAGGATAAAACCGATCCGGAGCGCCCAGACCTGGCGAAAATCGACAGTATTCAAGTGGAGTTCTCTTTGTGGGATTTGTTTGTGAATCGCAAGCTGGATCTTCTCGGGGTGGAGTTGGAAGGCGCGCATCTGTACCTCGAAACCGACAAGAACGGGCGCAGCAACTGGCACGGCATGCCGATGCTGTCGCATTTCCTGCCGGAACCGAAAGCGACCTTTCGAACCGTCGCTTATCAACCGGTGGTAAACAGTGCGGAAAGCCGCCAGGGCAATCCGCCGAGTTTCCGCTGGCGGTTGAACAGTTTCGTGTCGCAAAACGCCGTGCTGGAATGGCGTAATGAAGAAAACGGTCATACCTTCCTGCTGGACGATTTTGATCTGATGGCGTTCGATATCGCGCCGGACGAACCGTTCAAATTGCTGACCAATTTTGCCTATCAAACCAATATGGTCAAAAGCCGTTTTCACGTTAATTTGTCGACCGAATTGACGGTAAATGAAGCCTTGAAGCAATGGCAATTGGCGGATTGGAACGGCAATATCCGTATGATTCTGCCGAAAGAAACAAAAGTGCCGGAAGTGCGGGTGGAAACCACCGGCAAGACGTTTAAGCTGGACATGGAGCAGAAAACGTTCCACGTGGAGCAGGCGAAACTGGGCTCGCTGAAAACCCAAATCGAAACCTCTTTGCAAGGCCAGTATGGTGCGCACCCACAAACTCAAGGTGAGGTGAAGGCCGAGCACATTCGTTTGCGCAAATGGTTCCGCCATTCCGGCATCGAGTACCCGCATTTCGTCAACCGTAAGGTCTTGAGAGATGTGTCGGCGGCGTTCCGTTGGAAGCAGACGGCGCGTCAGTTGAATATCGACGATTTGGAAATGTTGGTGGACGGTGCTAAAATCGCCGGTCACATTCAACGCCGAGAGCAGGCCGGGCGACCGGATCAATACCGTTTCGACATTGCGGTATCCGAATTGGACATGGATCAATACGAAGCCTATGTGAATCCGCCGCCGAGAAAACGTCGGTCTAAAGACGCGGCGGCTGAGTCTAAGGCCGCGGCACCGGCTCAAGCCGCCTCGGGCAAAAAGCCGGAAACCTATCTGCCGATTGCCTTGCCGGTGAATACTTTGAAAGAGCTGGATGCCGAAGGGCATTTAACCATCGGGCAGCTCAAGGCTTGGCAGATGGTGTTCACCCACTTCGATTTGACCTTGGCGGCGAAGGACGGCCAGTTGAAACTGGCGCCGTTAAACGCCGATTTGTACCAAGGCAAGCTGCGTTCCGAGCTGGCTGTGGACGTCACTGGCAAAACTCCGGCATATGACTGGAAGGGCACCATGGACGGCATTCAGCTGAAACCCTTCCTGGCCGACGGTTGGCAGTACCACCAGTTGGACGGCGCTTACAGTGGCGGCTTTGATTTGCAGACGCGCGGCGTCAACAGTTACTTGCTGCGCCAGAATATGAACGGGCGCATCACGGCTAAGGTGAGCGACGGGGCCTTTGTGGGCATGGATTTGAACAAGTTATTGGCCGGGCAGAAAACTCAGCCGCAGGATGCCACGCAGTTCAGTCGATTGAGCCTGACGGGGAATATTCAGAAAGGCATTCTGAAAACCAAGGACTTCAAGGTGAAAAGCCAGCGTTTTTTCGCCACGGGGCAGGGATCGTTGGAATTGACCTCGACCTTGCTCGACAGCACTTTGTACACGGTGTACCAGAATCCGCCGAAGTCGTTACGATCCTTGAAGGGCATGAAAGTGCCGGTCTATTTGAAAGGGCCGCTGGATCAATTGAAATGGTCGGTGGACATGAAAGCCTTGCTGAACAATCCGGATAACCAGCAGAAGTTGCTGCAAGGTTTGCAGCAGTTGTTTCAATCCTGA
- the trmB gene encoding tRNA (guanosine(46)-N7)-methyltransferase TrmB, translating into MPADIPAEKRRIKSFVLRQGRLSKAQQNALDAMWPSYGLELEDTLLDLTELFGRDAPTIVEIGFGMGTSLAAMAEAHPENNYIGIEVHRPGVGALLKLVQEKGLTNVRVFNDDAVEVLNKQIPKDSLSAVYLFFPDPWHKKKHKKRRILQAEFAQTIAQHLKPGGHFHMATDWEDYAEQMMEVMSAAPDYSNTAGEGQFTPRPDYRPLTKFEQRGHKLGHGVWDLIFERKG; encoded by the coding sequence ATGCCGGCGGACATCCCAGCTGAAAAACGTCGTATCAAAAGCTTTGTTTTGCGCCAAGGACGCCTTTCCAAGGCACAACAAAACGCGCTCGACGCCATGTGGCCAAGCTATGGACTGGAACTGGAAGATACACTCTTGGATCTCACCGAGCTGTTCGGGCGCGATGCGCCCACCATTGTCGAAATCGGTTTCGGCATGGGCACCAGTCTGGCGGCCATGGCGGAAGCGCACCCGGAAAACAATTACATCGGTATCGAAGTGCACCGCCCAGGCGTCGGCGCCTTGTTGAAACTGGTTCAGGAAAAGGGCCTCACCAATGTGCGTGTTTTCAACGACGATGCCGTCGAAGTGTTGAACAAACAGATACCCAAAGACAGTCTGTCAGCGGTGTATCTGTTTTTCCCCGACCCTTGGCACAAGAAAAAACACAAAAAACGCCGTATCCTGCAGGCGGAATTTGCGCAGACCATTGCCCAACACCTCAAACCCGGCGGCCATTTCCACATGGCGACCGACTGGGAGGATTATGCCGAGCAAATGATGGAGGTGATGAGTGCAGCGCCGGATTACAGCAACACCGCCGGTGAAGGCCAGTTCACGCCGCGTCCCGATTATCGCCCTTTGACCAAATTCGAGCAACGCGGTCATAAACTCGGTCACGGCGTATGGGATTTGATTTTCGAACGTAAGGGTTAA
- the mutY gene encoding A/G-specific adenine glycosylase, whose protein sequence is MTEPSFSQALLDWFDVSGRHDLPWQQNKTPYRVWVSEIMLQQTQVQTVIPYYERFMTSFPTVEALAQSTEEAVLAHWSGLGYYARGRNLLKAAKVVVDELDGIFPSDLEGMMALPGIGRSTAGAILSIACGQRHPILDGNVKRVLCRYDAVESWSGGKQTEAKLWLRAEALTPETRFEDYTQAIMDLGATLCTRSKPKCDVCPVNENCQAWQQGRVTEFPYSKPKTKKPTREVAMLLLRKPSGDIWLEKRPANGIWGGLWSLPESPEPAVQNLIKNKVETACEGAGDLVEWPLLKHTFSHYHLMIQPILVDRVRSTDLEGEWLPVAEALTRGVPAPIRKLIKQLESHNGENG, encoded by the coding sequence ATGACCGAACCTTCTTTTTCACAGGCCTTGCTGGATTGGTTCGATGTTTCGGGCCGCCACGATTTGCCTTGGCAACAGAATAAAACCCCTTATCGGGTCTGGGTGTCGGAAATCATGCTGCAACAAACCCAGGTGCAGACGGTTATTCCGTATTACGAGCGATTTATGACGTCTTTCCCGACGGTCGAAGCCTTGGCTCAATCTACGGAAGAAGCGGTGTTGGCGCATTGGTCCGGGCTCGGGTATTACGCCCGGGGGCGCAATTTGCTGAAAGCGGCGAAAGTGGTGGTGGATGAATTGGATGGCATTTTTCCGTCGGATTTGGAAGGCATGATGGCCTTGCCGGGCATTGGTCGCTCCACAGCGGGCGCGATTCTGTCGATTGCTTGTGGGCAGCGGCATCCGATTTTGGACGGTAATGTCAAACGGGTGCTGTGCCGTTACGATGCGGTGGAAAGCTGGTCGGGTGGAAAACAGACCGAAGCCAAACTTTGGCTGCGGGCCGAGGCACTGACACCGGAGACGCGATTCGAAGATTACACCCAGGCGATTATGGATTTGGGGGCGACCTTATGCACCCGCAGCAAGCCGAAGTGTGATGTGTGTCCGGTCAACGAAAACTGCCAGGCCTGGCAGCAAGGCCGCGTCACCGAGTTTCCATATTCCAAGCCGAAAACCAAAAAGCCGACGCGAGAGGTGGCGATGTTGCTGTTGCGGAAGCCGTCCGGTGATATTTGGTTGGAAAAACGCCCTGCAAACGGCATTTGGGGCGGGCTTTGGAGTCTGCCGGAGTCGCCGGAACCAGCGGTGCAAAACCTGATAAAAAACAAGGTTGAAACCGCCTGTGAGGGCGCAGGGGATTTGGTAGAATGGCCCCTTCTGAAACACACTTTCAGTCATTATCACCTGATGATTCAACCGATTTTGGTGGACCGGGTGCGCTCGACCGATCTGGAGGGCGAATGGCTGCCGGTGGCGGAGGCCTTGACGCGAGGCGTACCGGCACCGATTCGAAAACTCATCAAACAACTGGAGAGTCACAATGGCGAGAATGGTTAA